Proteins co-encoded in one Neoarius graeffei isolate fNeoGra1 chromosome 11, fNeoGra1.pri, whole genome shotgun sequence genomic window:
- the ptp4a2a gene encoding protein tyrosine phosphatase type IVA 2a: MNRPAPVEITYEGMRFLITHNPTNSQLPRFTEELKSFGVQTLVRVCEATYDKAPVENEGIQVLDWPFDDGCSPSDQIVDDWLNLCKCKFKEEPGCCIAVHCVAGLGRAPVLVAIALIECGMMYEDAVQFIRQKRRGAFNSRQLLYLEKYKPKMRLRFKDANGQNCCVQ, encoded by the exons ATGAATCGTCCTGCTCCTGTTGAAATCACGTATGAGGGTATGAGGTTTCTGATTACCCACAATCCCACCAATTCACAACTGCCCAGGTTTACTGAG GAGCTGAAGTCTTTTGGGGTGCAGACACTGGTTCGGGTGTGTGAAGCCACCTACGACAAAGCACCGGTGGAAAACGAAGGCATTCAAGTTTTG gactGGCCTTTTGATGATGGCTGCTCCCCCTCTGATCAAATCGTGGACGACTGGTTAAACCTTTGTAAGTGTAAATTTAAAGAAGAACCAGGTTGCTGTATTGCAGTGCACTGTGTCGCAGGACTGGGCCG AGCTCCTGTGTTGGTGGCCATCGCATTAATCGAATGTGGGATGATGTACGAGGATGCAGTTCAGTTCATTCGACA GAAGCGGCGTGGAGCCTTCAACTCCAGACAGCTCTTGTACCTCGAAAAATACAAACCCAAGATGCGTCTTCGCTTCAAAGATGCCAATGGTCAAAACTGCTGCGTTCAGTAG